The following proteins are co-located in the Desulfoscipio sp. XC116 genome:
- a CDS encoding TatD family hydrolase, whose translation MDLQTGLPDGRTETASSVELFDTHVHLYDEQFADDLDRVFSRMAQAGVARAMCVGYDVDSSEKAVAMTKSRTGIVAAVGVHPHDTGSVAADYLARLADLARHPRVAALGEIGLDYYRDLSPRPVQQQVFREQLALVRELNIPVIIHVREAYGDLLDILRRDGISPAGGVMHCFSGSWEVAQQAMEMGFYISLAGPVTFKKAPKLKEIAVRVPADRLLIETDCPFLAPEPFRGRRNEPAYVRYVAEHIAVLRDISLGELAQVTTANARRLFNLI comes from the coding sequence ATGGATTTACAGACAGGTTTGCCTGACGGTCGGACAGAGACTGCAAGTTCGGTGGAACTTTTTGACACTCACGTTCACCTTTATGATGAACAATTTGCTGACGACCTTGACCGGGTATTTAGCCGCATGGCCCAGGCCGGGGTTGCCCGGGCCATGTGTGTGGGTTATGATGTTGATTCATCGGAAAAAGCGGTAGCCATGACGAAAAGCCGTACCGGTATTGTGGCCGCGGTGGGGGTGCATCCGCACGATACCGGGAGCGTGGCGGCGGATTACCTGGCCCGGCTGGCTGACCTGGCCCGTCATCCTCGGGTGGCGGCACTGGGTGAAATAGGCCTGGACTATTATCGGGATCTTTCGCCACGTCCGGTACAGCAGCAAGTTTTTCGGGAACAGCTGGCTTTAGTGCGGGAACTAAACATACCGGTGATTATTCATGTGCGGGAAGCTTATGGCGACTTGTTGGATATTTTGCGGCGGGACGGCATCAGTCCTGCCGGTGGAGTAATGCATTGTTTCAGTGGCAGTTGGGAAGTGGCCCAACAGGCCATGGAGATGGGTTTTTACATTTCCTTGGCCGGGCCGGTGACTTTTAAAAAAGCTCCCAAGTTAAAAGAAATTGCCGTACGAGTGCCTGCAGACCGCTTGCTTATAGAAACAGATTGCCCCTTTCTGGCTCCCGAGCCATTTAGAGGGAGGCGCAATGAGCCGGCCTATGTGCGGTATGTGGCTGAACACATTGCCGTGTTGCGGGATATATCTCTCGGGGAACTGGCCCAAGTTACCACCGCCAACGCAAGGAGGCTGTTTAACCTGATTTAG
- the cobO gene encoding cob(I)yrinic acid a,c-diamide adenosyltransferase — MSDAARGLTLVFTGNGKGKTTAALGMALRAWGQGMKVLVLQFIKGGWKYGELKAVEKLGSNFVMRQMGEGFIKGSGEDGMEVHRTAAQNALQEARKAVREGAADMIILDEINYAVHYGLVDLADVLDIIRSKPPGVHLVLTGRNAADEVVELADLVTEMKEVKHPFAKGISAQKGIEF; from the coding sequence ATGTCGGACGCTGCCAGGGGGTTGACACTGGTATTCACAGGAAACGGCAAGGGTAAAACCACCGCGGCGCTGGGTATGGCCCTAAGGGCCTGGGGCCAGGGTATGAAGGTATTGGTTTTGCAATTTATCAAGGGCGGCTGGAAATACGGTGAACTGAAGGCGGTGGAAAAACTAGGTTCCAACTTTGTAATGCGGCAAATGGGGGAAGGGTTTATCAAAGGTTCCGGTGAAGATGGTATGGAGGTGCACCGGACAGCGGCCCAAAACGCCCTGCAAGAGGCCCGAAAGGCTGTGCGGGAGGGGGCCGCCGATATGATCATCCTGGATGAAATAAACTATGCTGTACACTACGGGCTGGTGGACTTGGCGGATGTGCTGGATATCATCCGCAGCAAACCGCCCGGCGTGCATCTGGTGCTTACCGGGCGTAACGCAGCTGATGAGGTAGTGGAATTGGCCGATCTGGTAACGGAAATGAAAGAAGTGAAGCACCCCTTTGCCAAAGGCATATCCGCCCAAAAGGGTATTGAATTTTAA
- a CDS encoding methyl-accepting chemotaxis protein, which yields MKSLKLKIIFIISIATMTILTTVSFINYNKAANILMAEVSNAAAKNADFNAKIINQWLDGIMKDINNRAAGATVKSLDPDIYLPVLKRVQEANEEYEYLYATDQTGNGIGTNDVPVDISDRDYYSKALNGETVITDPIISKATGNQVIAVVAPVYKDDDNSPDGLVGVTVELDYLERVVKDMQLGGTGYGFIQGNDNITIAHPDTQFVNNKKLMETSDTELKQLLQKMNSDENGYGFYSHQGADKMLAFAPIELSNWSVAQSANVEDIMEPLTGIRNMSIIVNIAAMIMMMLIAAAIAHVISKPIINLSQVAETIAEGDLTPKITQTRSRDEISVLITAFSKMVNNLKAVIANIQSTSDQLASHSQELAASSEQVSATVEEVANTTNEVATTSTQGAENAEEATKESQQVHLIARQGNQAVKNIVEKIALIADVSNNASEAVQKLGQQSNQIGEIINTITGIADQTNLLALNAAIEAARAGEHGRGFAVVAEEVRKLAEQSANAAHKITDLIKDIQVGVNTAVEAMDRGMQEVNEGVILSNNAGTSLEQIINAVEKNTLVIRELADVAWQSNEGTQQLTTANEQIASSIQQVSSATQELANIATELNQAVARFKI from the coding sequence ATGAAAAGTTTGAAATTAAAGATAATTTTTATAATCAGTATAGCCACCATGACTATTTTGACAACGGTATCATTTATTAATTATAACAAAGCCGCCAACATACTTATGGCGGAGGTTTCCAATGCCGCCGCCAAAAACGCGGATTTTAACGCCAAGATCATTAACCAATGGCTTGATGGAATTATGAAGGATATAAATAACAGAGCCGCAGGTGCAACTGTAAAAAGTTTGGACCCGGACATCTACCTGCCGGTATTAAAGCGAGTTCAGGAAGCCAACGAAGAATATGAATATTTATATGCCACGGACCAAACCGGTAACGGTATCGGTACCAATGACGTACCGGTGGATATCTCTGATCGGGACTATTATTCCAAAGCATTAAACGGCGAAACAGTGATTACAGACCCCATCATCAGCAAAGCCACCGGAAACCAAGTAATTGCAGTGGTTGCCCCTGTTTATAAAGATGATGATAATTCACCGGACGGGTTGGTTGGCGTTACTGTGGAACTGGATTATCTGGAACGGGTTGTTAAAGATATGCAGCTGGGCGGCACAGGCTACGGCTTTATCCAGGGTAATGACAATATAACCATCGCCCACCCCGACACTCAATTTGTAAACAATAAAAAATTAATGGAAACAAGCGATACCGAACTAAAACAACTTCTTCAAAAGATGAACAGCGATGAAAACGGATATGGTTTTTACTCTCATCAGGGGGCTGATAAGATGCTTGCCTTTGCTCCGATTGAGTTAAGCAATTGGTCGGTGGCCCAATCAGCAAACGTTGAGGATATTATGGAACCGTTAACCGGCATAAGAAATATGAGCATTATCGTAAACATAGCCGCCATGATTATGATGATGCTCATTGCAGCCGCTATTGCCCATGTTATATCAAAACCCATTATTAATTTAAGCCAGGTTGCCGAAACCATCGCCGAAGGAGACCTTACCCCAAAGATCACCCAGACCCGCAGTCGGGATGAAATCAGTGTTTTAATAACTGCTTTCAGCAAAATGGTAAATAATTTAAAAGCAGTGATAGCAAATATCCAGAGCACTTCCGATCAACTGGCCTCACACAGCCAGGAACTGGCCGCCTCTAGTGAGCAAGTAAGCGCCACAGTTGAAGAGGTAGCTAATACAACCAACGAGGTGGCCACAACCTCCACCCAGGGTGCCGAAAATGCCGAAGAAGCCACCAAAGAATCCCAGCAAGTTCACCTTATTGCCCGGCAAGGAAACCAAGCAGTTAAAAATATCGTCGAAAAAATTGCCTTGATAGCCGATGTATCCAACAATGCTTCTGAAGCAGTTCAAAAGCTGGGACAACAATCCAACCAAATAGGGGAAATTATCAATACAATTACCGGCATAGCAGATCAAACCAATCTTTTAGCATTAAATGCGGCCATTGAGGCGGCCCGGGCCGGTGAACATGGGCGTGGCTTTGCGGTGGTGGCCGAAGAAGTGCGTAAACTTGCCGAACAATCGGCCAACGCCGCTCATAAAATAACTGATTTAATAAAAGATATCCAGGTTGGAGTAAATACAGCTGTAGAGGCTATGGATAGGGGCATGCAGGAAGTTAATGAAGGGGTTATATTATCGAATAATGCCGGGACTTCATTGGAACAAATAATCAATGCGGTGGAAAAGAACACACTGGTTATTAGAGAGTTGGCCGATGTTGCATGGCAATCAAATGAAGGAACACAACAGCTTACCACCGCTAATGAACAAATTGCTTCATCCATCCAACAGGTTTCCAGTGCCACTCAGGAACTGGCTAACATTGCTACGGAACTTAATCAAGCAGTAGCCAGGTTTAAGATTTAA
- a CDS encoding PD-(D/E)XK nuclease family transposase, which yields MTAEQTGNLLSPLNDLVFKALFAREEPRSRIILIDLLNSLLGLCGDEKIISITHLNPFNYKEYPDDKSSILDIKDTSGRNEPAGILADLYEKRP from the coding sequence ATGACCGCGGAACAAACGGGAAACCTCTTAAGCCCTTTAAACGACCTGGTATTTAAAGCGCTTTTTGCCCGGGAAGAACCAAGGAGCAGAATTATTCTCATTGACCTGCTCAATTCATTGCTGGGTTTATGCGGAGATGAAAAAATAATCTCGATAACCCACTTGAACCCTTTTAATTACAAAGAATATCCAGACGACAAAAGCTCCATTCTGGACATAAAAGACACCTCCGGGAGAAATGAACCCGCTGGAATATTGGCTGACCTTTATGAAAAACGCCCATAA
- a CDS encoding DUF4351 domain-containing protein, protein MNPLEYWLTFMKNAHKSDGKDLLQKLMGRKEELAIAMDMLEEISADERLRQKAYAREKARLDAISRIKYAELKGMEKGKVEGKADLLIKQLSKRFGNRLPKDLQTLLMGADDAVLDTIGEEIFDLRTPDDILKFLN, encoded by the coding sequence ATGAACCCGCTGGAATATTGGCTGACCTTTATGAAAAACGCCCATAAATCGGACGGCAAAGATTTACTCCAAAAATTAATGGGCCGGAAGGAGGAATTAGCTATAGCCATGGATATGCTGGAAGAAATAAGCGCCGATGAAAGGTTGCGGCAAAAAGCCTATGCACGGGAAAAGGCCAGACTGGATGCCATTTCCAGAATCAAATATGCCGAGTTGAAGGGTATGGAAAAAGGAAAAGTTGAAGGCAAGGCTGATTTATTAATTAAGCAGCTTTCCAAACGGTTCGGCAACCGCCTGCCGAAGGATTTGCAGACGCTGTTAATGGGCGCCGACGATGCGGTTCTGGATACGATTGGGGAGGAGATTTTCGATTTGCGGACTCCTGATGACATTTTAAAGTTTTTAAATTAA
- a CDS encoding ubiquitin-like domain-containing protein, with protein MNNNAAERTSPDNFFDGRVAAALLAIALLVMAIISAYQGAKKEVNLLVDGKQYQVHTFHNDVNGLLNENGIVLKEKDRVSPVPATVLNDGMTVKVRRAVPVQLQVGTEQYQLISSAETVGEVLKEKGVVLGERDVVTPGLSTRLDKEARIQVDRITTRVIEEKAPIPYRIQRENDATLFRGVVRVINSGREGLEKKMWEIVYKNGEKMEKNLLASSVLEVPVDRVVRVGTMQTVNRGGNTIRFSRAYDMVATAYSHTGNNTSTGISPHVGVVAVDPSVIPMGSRLYVEGYGYGRAMDKGRSIKGSRIDVFLESHSQAVSWGRRTVKVYLLE; from the coding sequence TTGAACAATAATGCAGCGGAACGCACTTCGCCCGACAACTTCTTTGATGGCAGAGTTGCGGCAGCTTTATTGGCTATAGCACTGTTGGTTATGGCTATCATTTCAGCTTACCAGGGGGCCAAAAAGGAAGTTAATTTGCTGGTAGACGGTAAACAATATCAGGTGCATACTTTTCATAATGATGTCAATGGGCTTTTAAATGAAAATGGCATTGTTCTTAAGGAAAAGGACAGGGTATCTCCGGTTCCGGCAACTGTCCTGAATGACGGTATGACGGTCAAAGTGCGCCGGGCCGTGCCGGTGCAGCTGCAAGTGGGCACAGAACAATACCAATTAATCAGTTCGGCTGAAACAGTTGGCGAGGTGCTCAAGGAAAAAGGCGTGGTGCTTGGAGAGCGGGATGTGGTTACCCCCGGACTTTCGACCCGGTTGGATAAAGAAGCCCGTATTCAAGTGGACCGAATTACTACCCGGGTAATTGAGGAAAAAGCACCTATCCCCTACCGAATCCAGCGGGAGAATGACGCTACATTGTTCAGGGGAGTTGTCCGGGTTATCAACAGCGGTCGCGAAGGATTGGAAAAGAAGATGTGGGAAATAGTATATAAAAACGGTGAAAAGATGGAAAAAAATCTTTTGGCCAGTAGTGTATTGGAAGTACCTGTGGATCGGGTGGTTCGGGTGGGGACTATGCAAACTGTTAACAGGGGCGGCAATACTATTAGGTTTTCCCGTGCTTATGATATGGTAGCTACCGCCTATTCCCATACCGGAAATAATACTTCTACCGGGATTAGTCCCCATGTGGGGGTTGTTGCGGTTGACCCGTCGGTAATACCCATGGGAAGCCGGCTTTATGTGGAAGGGTACGGTTACGGCAGGGCAATGGATAAGGGAAGGAGCATTAAAGGAAGCAGAATTGATGTTTTTCTGGAAAGCCACAGCCAGGCCGTCAGCTGGGGAAGACGTACAGTAAAAGTATACCTGCTTGAATAA
- the rsmA gene encoding 16S rRNA (adenine(1518)-N(6)/adenine(1519)-N(6))-dimethyltransferase RsmA: MDPASPRVVRALLEQHQFRIKKKFGQNFLVDGNIINKILNAAELSNMDVVVEIGPGVGALTYRLAQKARRVVAVEIDRTVFPLLAETLDGLDNITLVEADALKTDFDRLVRERAGAPANGYKVVANLPYYITTPLIMHLLEGHLGARKIIVMVQEEVARRLIASPGAKDYGALTVAANYYAVVELAFKVPRTVFLPRPEVDSAVISMTVRKSPAVCVKNEQVYFALVRAAFQQRRKTLLNALGNLNKEFSRDKWLNILRQAEIDPVRRGETLNLREFARLADVYDQCR; this comes from the coding sequence ATGGACCCTGCATCACCCAGGGTAGTAAGGGCTTTATTGGAACAGCATCAATTCAGGATCAAAAAAAAATTTGGTCAGAACTTTCTTGTTGACGGTAATATTATAAATAAAATATTAAATGCTGCTGAGTTGAGCAACATGGATGTAGTAGTCGAAATCGGCCCGGGGGTGGGGGCGCTTACCTATCGCTTGGCACAGAAGGCCCGGCGGGTGGTAGCCGTGGAAATTGACCGCACCGTATTTCCATTGCTGGCGGAAACTTTGGATGGTTTGGATAATATTACGTTGGTGGAGGCGGATGCTCTAAAAACCGACTTTGATCGACTGGTGCGGGAGCGGGCCGGCGCCCCGGCCAATGGATACAAGGTGGTGGCTAATTTGCCGTATTATATTACCACTCCCTTAATTATGCATTTATTGGAAGGGCATTTGGGCGCCCGTAAAATAATTGTTATGGTGCAGGAGGAGGTGGCCCGGCGGCTTATTGCTTCCCCGGGTGCCAAAGATTATGGGGCCCTCACTGTGGCCGCCAACTATTACGCGGTGGTGGAATTGGCCTTTAAAGTGCCCCGCACCGTGTTTCTGCCACGCCCCGAAGTAGATTCGGCCGTAATAAGTATGACGGTAAGAAAAAGTCCGGCAGTTTGCGTTAAAAATGAGCAAGTTTACTTTGCCCTGGTCAGGGCGGCCTTTCAGCAGAGGCGCAAAACATTGCTTAATGCATTGGGCAATTTGAATAAGGAATTTTCCAGAGATAAGTGGCTTAATATTTTGCGGCAGGCTGAAATTGACCCGGTGCGCCGGGGTGAAACATTAAACTTACGGGAGTTCGCTCGCCTGGCTGATGTCTATGATCAATGCAGGTAA
- a CDS encoding ribonuclease H-like YkuK family protein codes for MFFISPSKGKLSFIEMMNDVIDYISGLPSSSYKIIIGTDSMVRDETCFVTAVVVHRLGKGARYYYRKKVQRKIRSLRQKIFYETALSLELGGKIAEYFSESGFAEMPVEVHIDVGVQGETRDLIKEVVGMVVGSGFQAKIKPDAYGASSVADKYTK; via the coding sequence TTGTTCTTTATCAGTCCTTCCAAGGGGAAGCTGTCATTTATAGAAATGATGAATGATGTTATCGACTATATCAGCGGTCTGCCCAGTTCATCTTATAAAATTATTATCGGAACCGACTCCATGGTCAGGGATGAAACCTGTTTTGTTACCGCCGTTGTGGTGCACCGCCTGGGCAAAGGGGCCAGGTACTATTATCGTAAGAAAGTGCAGCGTAAGATAAGAAGTCTGCGGCAAAAGATATTTTATGAAACAGCCCTCAGTCTGGAGTTGGGTGGCAAAATAGCGGAATATTTTTCTGAAAGCGGTTTTGCCGAAATGCCGGTTGAGGTACATATTGACGTGGGTGTCCAAGGTGAAACCCGCGACTTGATTAAAGAAGTAGTGGGTATGGTTGTCGGCAGTGGCTTTCAGGCCAAAATTAAACCCGATGCCTACGGCGCTTCTTCTGTGGCGGATAAGTATACCAAGTGA
- the yabG gene encoding sporulation peptidase YabG, translating into MDIKVGDVVGRKSYGMDVYFKVMEIHNDKFGNSMARLNGLDMRLCANAPLTDLVKIEPGKIADYWRMTMTKNHEAMRRVFMRRQKDRERTLMRSLPGTEAEELDSFDVPGRVLHIDGDGEYLDLCMTTYRQLQIPANGFNIAESRQAQKVYDLLLKHRPDLLVLTGHDGFKKDIKDFSDIANYHNSGHFVAAVQEARRYEKSRDDLVIFAGACQSHYESLLEAGANFASSPQRVLIHAFDPVFVMEKIAYTSIYDPISLREIILSTITGFDGVGGMETRGKYRMGVPRSPY; encoded by the coding sequence TTGGATATAAAAGTTGGTGATGTGGTAGGGCGAAAGTCATATGGTATGGATGTCTATTTTAAGGTGATGGAAATTCATAATGATAAATTCGGAAATTCAATGGCCCGTTTAAATGGTTTGGATATGAGGCTTTGTGCCAATGCACCGCTCACCGATCTGGTAAAAATAGAACCCGGGAAAATTGCGGATTACTGGCGCATGACCATGACCAAAAACCACGAGGCCATGCGCAGAGTTTTTATGCGCCGCCAGAAGGACCGGGAAAGAACATTGATGCGTTCATTGCCCGGCACGGAGGCAGAGGAATTGGATAGCTTTGATGTGCCGGGACGGGTATTGCACATCGATGGTGACGGTGAATATCTTGACTTATGCATGACCACGTACCGGCAGCTGCAAATTCCCGCCAACGGATTTAACATTGCGGAAAGCCGGCAAGCGCAAAAAGTATATGATTTATTGCTGAAGCACCGGCCGGATTTACTGGTGCTTACCGGACATGATGGTTTTAAGAAAGATATTAAGGATTTTTCAGACATTGCCAACTACCACAACTCAGGCCATTTTGTAGCCGCTGTGCAGGAGGCCCGGCGATATGAGAAAAGCCGGGATGACCTGGTGATATTTGCCGGTGCCTGTCAGTCTCATTATGAGTCGCTGCTTGAGGCCGGGGCAAACTTTGCCAGCTCTCCCCAACGGGTGTTGATCCATGCCTTTGACCCCGTGTTTGTAATGGAAAAGATCGCCTACACATCCATCTATGATCCCATAAGTCTGAGGGAGATTATTTTATCCACAATAACCGGATTTGATGGTGTTGGAGGAATGGAAACCAGAGGGAAATACCGTATGGGAGTGCCACGTTCGCCTTATTAG
- a CDS encoding CAP domain-containing protein: MHAQNKKIALIPVLVLLAAVLLLTGPVWAADSPVDADGDNLTAAEMLSLGEMAVTDESPVDKVGVNGQDVAFGLPMVVGSVEGSELSVEANQLFNLINDERDKAGLEPVAADNMLTVLARLKAKDMAEKKYLGSRSPIYGTVNDMLNEAKVQYHAVGENLTRAGSAESAHTSFMRYNSTLKNRILNPAYDRVGVAVEPAGSCYYVVEIFIDSADQNQSQTPDADEENGADDQPEPAPVPDPRPASGMSADERQMLDLVNRERTRRGLSPLQFDSALLQQARLKAEDMAENNYFSHTSPTYGSPFDMLRAAGIKYNYAGENLAMAPSVQRAHDGLMNSSGHRANILNTSFDRVGIAVQSKGNQKYFVQLFTGGQRNTSPTPTPRPDPAPAPQPEPEPEPEPTPQPTPQPGNGSNVTSMTSDEQKMFQLVNEERAKYGAAPLKVNNELVKLASLKAQDMISKNYFSHTSPTYGSPFDMMKQFGIRYGYAGENLAGASAVGTAHQNLMNSSGHRKNILNTNFTEVGIGIVDGGPYGKMFVQMFIQP, from the coding sequence TTGCATGCACAAAACAAAAAGATAGCATTGATCCCTGTATTGGTTTTATTAGCGGCGGTTTTATTGCTGACCGGGCCTGTTTGGGCTGCGGACAGTCCAGTGGATGCAGATGGCGACAACTTAACGGCAGCGGAAATGTTGTCATTGGGTGAAATGGCAGTCACGGATGAGTCTCCGGTGGACAAGGTGGGCGTGAACGGGCAAGATGTTGCTTTTGGTTTGCCGATGGTAGTGGGCAGCGTGGAAGGAAGCGAATTATCAGTTGAGGCCAACCAATTGTTTAACCTGATTAATGATGAGCGGGATAAAGCAGGCCTTGAGCCGGTGGCAGCGGACAATATGTTGACCGTACTGGCCCGGCTGAAAGCCAAGGATATGGCGGAGAAAAAATATCTGGGGTCACGCTCCCCCATTTACGGTACTGTGAATGATATGTTAAACGAGGCCAAGGTGCAGTATCATGCGGTTGGCGAAAACCTGACCCGTGCCGGCAGCGCCGAGTCGGCTCATACATCGTTTATGCGATACAACAGCACGCTAAAAAACCGTATTTTAAATCCCGCTTATGATCGCGTAGGAGTAGCGGTGGAACCGGCGGGCAGTTGCTATTATGTGGTGGAAATCTTTATTGACAGCGCGGATCAAAATCAGTCGCAAACCCCGGATGCCGACGAAGAAAACGGAGCGGACGATCAGCCCGAACCGGCTCCTGTACCGGACCCGCGGCCCGCTTCCGGTATGTCGGCCGACGAGCGGCAGATGCTTGATTTGGTTAACCGGGAAAGGACCCGGCGGGGCCTGAGTCCGCTGCAATTTGACAGCGCACTGCTGCAGCAGGCCCGTTTAAAGGCCGAGGATATGGCAGAAAACAATTATTTCAGCCATACATCACCAACCTATGGTTCACCCTTTGATATGCTGCGGGCTGCCGGTATCAAATACAATTACGCCGGTGAGAATTTGGCCATGGCACCATCGGTTCAGCGGGCCCACGACGGTCTGATGAATTCCAGCGGCCACCGGGCCAATATATTAAACACAAGCTTTGATCGTGTCGGTATTGCTGTGCAGAGTAAAGGCAATCAAAAATATTTTGTGCAGTTGTTTACAGGGGGGCAGCGCAATACCAGCCCGACCCCGACACCGCGGCCCGATCCTGCGCCGGCACCGCAGCCCGAGCCTGAACCTGAACCTGAACCAACTCCACAACCGACGCCACAGCCCGGTAACGGATCCAATGTTACTTCTATGACGTCCGACGAACAGAAAATGTTCCAACTGGTTAACGAGGAAAGAGCCAAGTACGGGGCAGCCCCATTAAAGGTTAATAATGAGTTGGTTAAGTTGGCCAGCCTAAAGGCTCAGGATATGATAAGCAAAAATTACTTCAGCCATACTTCGCCAACATATGGCTCACCCTTTGACATGATGAAGCAGTTTGGTATTCGGTACGGCTACGCAGGTGAAAATCTGGCCGGTGCCTCCGCTGTCGGTACGGCCCATCAAAACCTGATGAATTCCTCGGGCCATAGGAAAAACATACTAAATACCAACTTCACCGAGGTGGGTATAGGGATTGTCGATGGCGGACCTTACGGCAAAATGTTTGTGCAAATGTTTATACAGCCGTAA
- the dxs gene encoding 1-deoxy-D-xylulose-5-phosphate synthase, with protein sequence MANLLSKVNSPDDIKKLNLEEITKLADEIRMFLIDKVSKTGGHLASNLGVVELTLALHRVFNSPSDKIVWDVGHQTYVHKIITGRKNKFHTLRKLDGLSGFPKVNESKHDVFNTGHSSTSISAALGIARARDLKKENYSVISIIGDGALTAGMAFEALNDAGRFSNNFILILNDNEMSISKNVGGLSSYLSKIRTEPFYFKVKENIGFLLNKIPLINKSATQVLGRLKGSIKYMIMPGIIFEELGFKYLGPIDGHNIMEIEKVLSRAKKIKGPVFVHICTRKGRGYIYAEENPHIFHGIAPFEIETGKIIANCGSGYSEIFGRELTKIAQNNDSIVAISAAMPHGTGLDLFSKKFPERFFDVGIAEQHAVTLAAGLATNGMNPVVALYSSFLQRAYDQVMHDVALQNLHVVFAIDRAGIVGEDGETHHGIYDISFLSHIPNMTILAPCDYNDFAKMLKYALEEHKGPVAIRYPRGKGSDKLVETPPLIYGQSLLLREGTNVTIAAVGNKVETALLVADMLEKMNFTCDIIYSRFIKPIDEKLILNSAGKTRFLVTIEDNALTGGFGSKVLETMSRRGINIKSKMFGYPDHFIAHGLINELQSIYRLDAQSIVKEVSAGLLK encoded by the coding sequence TTGGCTAACCTTTTATCCAAAGTTAATTCGCCAGATGATATTAAAAAACTTAATCTGGAAGAGATTACTAAACTGGCAGATGAGATAAGAATGTTTTTAATTGATAAGGTATCTAAAACCGGAGGCCATCTTGCTTCCAACTTAGGTGTGGTAGAGCTAACACTGGCTTTACACCGGGTGTTCAATTCACCTTCCGATAAGATCGTCTGGGATGTCGGCCATCAGACTTATGTTCACAAAATTATAACCGGACGAAAGAACAAATTTCATACGCTCAGGAAATTAGACGGATTATCGGGATTTCCAAAGGTTAATGAAAGTAAACATGATGTTTTCAATACAGGGCATAGCAGCACCTCTATTTCCGCTGCTCTTGGAATTGCAAGAGCAAGGGATTTAAAAAAAGAAAACTACTCGGTGATATCTATTATAGGAGATGGAGCTCTAACAGCGGGAATGGCGTTTGAAGCATTGAATGATGCGGGACGGTTTTCTAATAATTTTATCCTAATATTAAACGACAATGAAATGTCTATTTCAAAGAATGTAGGGGGCTTATCCAGTTATCTTAGTAAGATTAGGACAGAACCATTTTATTTCAAAGTTAAAGAAAATATTGGTTTTTTGTTAAATAAAATACCTCTTATCAATAAAAGTGCTACTCAAGTTCTTGGTAGGCTTAAAGGCTCTATTAAATACATGATAATGCCTGGTATAATATTTGAAGAACTGGGTTTTAAGTATTTAGGCCCTATTGATGGACACAATATAATGGAGATTGAAAAGGTTTTATCAAGGGCAAAGAAAATAAAAGGACCAGTTTTTGTGCATATATGCACACGAAAGGGAAGAGGATATATCTATGCTGAGGAAAATCCTCATATCTTTCACGGCATAGCTCCCTTTGAGATTGAGACGGGGAAAATCATTGCGAACTGTGGTTCCGGTTATTCAGAAATATTCGGTCGGGAACTTACAAAAATAGCCCAAAATAACGATAGCATTGTAGCCATTTCAGCAGCAATGCCCCATGGTACAGGGCTTGATCTTTTCTCAAAGAAGTTTCCCGAGAGATTTTTTGATGTGGGAATAGCAGAACAACACGCTGTTACATTGGCAGCTGGTCTTGCCACAAACGGCATGAACCCTGTTGTTGCGCTGTACTCTTCATTTTTACAGAGAGCATATGACCAGGTGATGCACGACGTAGCTCTTCAGAACCTTCATGTGGTTTTTGCAATTGACAGAGCCGGAATTGTGGGGGAAGACGGTGAAACTCATCATGGTATTTATGATATATCTTTCTTAAGCCATATACCAAATATGACCATATTGGCGCCCTGCGATTATAATGATTTTGCCAAGATGTTAAAATACGCACTTGAAGAGCATAAAGGGCCAGTTGCCATAAGGTATCCCAGAGGAAAAGGATCGGATAAGCTTGTTGAAACGCCGCCTCTCATATACGGGCAATCACTTCTTTTGCGGGAAGGTACTAATGTAACCATTGCGGCGGTTGGAAATAAAGTAGAGACAGCACTGCTCGTTGCAGATATGCTGGAAAAAATGAATTTTACCTGTGATATTATATATTCAAGATTCATAAAGCCAATTGATGAAAAACTTATTCTAAATTCAGCGGGTAAGACAAGGTTTCTCGTAACCATTGAGGATAATGCTTTAACCGGTGGGTTTGGAAGCAAGGTTCTTGAGACTATGAGCAGGAGAGGAATAAATATAAAATCAAAAATGTTCGGATATCCCGACCACTTCATTGCCCACGGTTTGATAAATGAGCTTCAAAGCATATACAGACTTGATGCTCAATCAATAGTAAAAGAAGTGAGCGCAGGTCTTCTCAAATAG